A genome region from Geobacter pickeringii includes the following:
- a CDS encoding glycosyltransferase, giving the protein MKTYKCDLHVHSSHSNKPTYWALRKFNCPESFTSPQHLYATAREMGMDFVTITDHNTISGALEIAHLPGAFISVEVTAYFPEDNCKVHVVVLDITEAVYRDIMQLRKNIYELASYLHASGIPHFLAHPLYAQNEKLSADHIEKLLLLFTIFEVKNGARARRFNTFTENVISSLTPQRLAHLAEKHGLEPMGAEPWRKGMVGGSDDHGGLFIARAHTAASRGETLTEFMTEVLDRRSWAEGEDGDALTLAHSIYGIGYSFYRERLKGGSNRATPFVNALLKKFFDSGAEPLSLMEKIRFFVRKNLPEVYESREGGSFEQLLDREARRLMNDTGFLQKIDSETRNRKIFTITSYLANRMIYLYTERLTRLSLKGGIFDLFQSCSTIGLVHLLISPYYVSFHHQHRGKGLMKELDDRFMLLGKVERKEKIALFTDTLHEINGVAITIRRLIETARSRGIELTVITSSPAETGYADGVMNFKSIGDFVLPEYPEIKLHFPPILDVIDYFEREGFTSIHVSTPGTVGLLALLAAKLMDIPIAGTYHTDIPQYVKSLTNDEMLEKAAWSYMVWFYGQMGEIMVPSASTRTQLIEQGIPAEKTRPLPRWVDTAAFSPSRRNPRYWDHYGLGDGVKFLYVGRVSREKNLELLAEAFIAVCEGGHDARLVIVGDGPYKREMEERLAGYPALFTGYLAGEELQECYASADVFVFPSTTDTFGNVVLEAQASGLPVIVSDEGGPKELMVDGETGLVIEHIGREGLVNALLCFLRNPRSIGAMGEHARAFTEAGALATGDAYSTILRQHHRTVNG; this is encoded by the coding sequence ACCATCTCGGGAGCGCTGGAAATCGCCCACCTCCCCGGCGCCTTCATCAGCGTGGAGGTGACGGCCTACTTCCCCGAGGACAACTGCAAGGTGCACGTGGTGGTGCTCGACATCACCGAGGCGGTCTACCGCGACATCATGCAGCTGCGGAAGAATATCTACGAACTCGCCTCCTACCTTCACGCCAGCGGCATCCCCCATTTCCTCGCCCATCCGCTCTACGCCCAGAACGAAAAGCTCAGCGCCGACCACATCGAAAAGCTCCTCCTGCTCTTCACCATCTTCGAGGTGAAAAACGGCGCCCGGGCCAGGCGGTTCAACACGTTCACCGAGAATGTCATCTCCTCCCTCACCCCCCAGCGGCTGGCGCACCTGGCGGAGAAGCACGGCCTTGAGCCGATGGGTGCGGAGCCGTGGCGCAAGGGGATGGTGGGCGGTTCGGACGACCATGGCGGGCTCTTCATCGCCCGGGCCCATACGGCCGCCTCCCGCGGCGAGACGCTGACCGAATTCATGACCGAGGTGCTCGACCGCCGCTCGTGGGCCGAAGGGGAGGACGGGGATGCCCTGACCCTCGCCCACAGCATCTACGGCATCGGCTACAGCTTTTACCGCGAGCGCCTTAAAGGGGGCTCTAACCGCGCGACACCCTTCGTCAACGCCCTCCTGAAGAAATTTTTCGACAGCGGCGCCGAGCCGCTCTCCCTCATGGAAAAGATCCGGTTCTTCGTCCGGAAGAACCTCCCCGAGGTCTACGAGAGCCGGGAGGGAGGGAGCTTCGAGCAGCTCCTGGACCGGGAAGCGCGGCGGCTGATGAACGACACCGGCTTTCTGCAGAAGATCGACAGCGAGACCCGGAACCGGAAGATCTTCACCATCACGAGCTACCTCGCCAACCGGATGATCTACCTCTACACCGAACGGCTGACGCGGCTCTCGCTGAAGGGTGGGATCTTCGACCTGTTCCAGTCCTGCAGCACCATCGGCCTGGTGCATCTCCTCATCTCCCCCTACTATGTCTCGTTCCATCACCAGCACCGCGGCAAGGGGCTCATGAAGGAGCTGGACGACCGGTTCATGCTCCTCGGCAAGGTGGAGCGGAAGGAAAAGATCGCCCTTTTCACCGACACCCTCCACGAGATCAACGGCGTCGCCATCACCATCAGGCGGCTCATCGAGACCGCCCGCAGCCGCGGCATCGAGCTGACGGTCATCACCTCGTCCCCCGCCGAGACCGGCTATGCCGACGGCGTGATGAACTTCAAATCCATCGGCGATTTCGTCCTCCCCGAGTACCCGGAGATCAAGCTCCACTTCCCGCCGATCCTCGACGTCATCGACTACTTCGAGCGGGAGGGATTCACCAGCATCCACGTCAGCACCCCGGGGACCGTCGGCCTCCTGGCCCTGCTGGCAGCCAAGTTGATGGACATCCCCATCGCCGGCACCTACCATACCGACATCCCCCAGTACGTGAAGAGCCTGACCAACGACGAGATGCTGGAGAAGGCCGCCTGGAGCTACATGGTATGGTTCTACGGCCAGATGGGTGAAATCATGGTCCCCTCCGCCAGCACCCGGACGCAGCTGATCGAGCAGGGAATCCCCGCGGAGAAGACCCGCCCGCTGCCGCGGTGGGTCGACACCGCCGCCTTTTCACCCTCCCGGAGAAATCCCCGCTACTGGGACCACTACGGCCTCGGTGACGGGGTGAAGTTTCTCTATGTCGGCCGGGTCTCCCGCGAGAAGAATCTGGAACTCCTGGCCGAGGCGTTTATCGCCGTCTGCGAGGGGGGGCACGACGCCCGGCTGGTGATCGTCGGCGACGGCCCCTACAAGCGGGAGATGGAGGAACGGCTGGCGGGGTACCCGGCCCTCTTCACCGGCTACCTGGCGGGGGAGGAGTTGCAGGAGTGCTACGCCTCGGCCGATGTCTTCGTCTTCCCGAGCACCACCGACACCTTCGGCAACGTCGTCCTGGAGGCCCAGGCTTCCGGGCTTCCGGTCATCGTCTCCGACGAGGGGGGGCCGAAGGAGTTGATGGTTGACGGCGAGACCGGCCTCGTCATCGAGCACATCGGCCGGGAGGGGCTCGTGAACGCCCTCCTCTGCTTCCTGCGCAATCCCCGCAGCATCGGGGCGATGGGGGAACATGCCCGTGCTTTCACCGAAGCGGGGGCCCTCGCCACCGGTGACGCCTACAGCACCATCCTGCGGCAGCACCACCGCACCGTCAACGGCTGA